A genomic window from Glycine soja cultivar W05 chromosome 10, ASM419377v2, whole genome shotgun sequence includes:
- the LOC114370776 gene encoding probable xyloglucan endotransglucosylase/hydrolase protein 32 produces MALITLFSILFFMLMASSSNAYWPPSPDYRPSSKFRPVNFYRGFNNLWGPQHQSIDQNALTIWLDSSSGSGFKSNRPFRSGYFGASIKLHPGYTAGVITAFYLSNNEAHPGFHDEVDIEFLGTTFGKPYTLQTNVYIRGSGDGTIIGREMKFHLWFDPTQNFHHYAILWSPKEIIFLVDDIPIRRYPRKSAETFPLRPMWLYGSIWDASSWATEDGKYKADYRYQPFVAKYTNFRAGGCSAYASRRCRPVSASPYRSGGLTRRQYWAMRWVQKYHMVYNYCQDPKRDHRLTPECWG; encoded by the exons ATGGCTTTGATAACtctgttttctattttattctttatgctAATGGCCTCTTCAAGCAATGCCTACTGGCCACCTTCACCTGATTACAGGCCAAGTTCCAAATTCAGGCCTGTGAACTTCTATAGAGGGTTTAATAATCTTTGGGGTCCTCAGCACCAAAGCATAGACCAAAATGCATTAACAATATGGCTTGATAGCTCCTCAG GAAGTGGCTTCAAGTCAAATCGACCATTTCGATCCGGTTACTTTGGTGCTTCCATTAAGCTCCATCCTGGCTATACTGCAGGAGTTATAACAGCTTTCTAT CTTTCTAACAATGAGGCACATCCGGGCTTCCATGATGAAGTGGACATTGAGTTTCTTGGGACAACATTTGGAAAGCCTTATACTTTACAGACCAATGTTTATATAAGAGGGAGTGGGGATGGCACAATTATTGGCAGAGAAATGAAGTTCCACCTTTGGTTTGATCCTACCCAAAACTTTCATCACTATGCTATACTTTGGAGTCCTAAGGAAATAAT ATTCCTTGTGGATGATATTCCCATAAGGAGGTACCCTAGGAAGAGTGCTGAAACATTTCCACTAAGGCCAATGTGGCTTTATGGTTCAATATGGGATGCCTCATCATGGGCAACAGAAGATGGTAAGTACAAGGCTGATTACAGATACCAACCTTTTGTTGCAAAGTACACCAACTTCAGGGCTGGTGGTTGCTCAGCCTATGCCTCTCGTCGGTGCCGCCCGGTCTCGGCCTCGCCATATCGCTCCGGTGGCTTGACCAGACGCCAATATTGGGCCATGAGATGGGTGCAAAAATACCACATGGTCTATAACTATTGCCAAGACCCCAAAAGAGATCACAGACTAACACCTGAGTGTTGGGGGTAA